In Xanthomonas theicola, a single genomic region encodes these proteins:
- the ribD gene encoding bifunctional diaminohydroxyphosphoribosylaminopyrimidine deaminase/5-amino-6-(5-phosphoribosylamino)uracil reductase RibD, which translates to MSGFSAADHRYMAQALRLAERGAYTTRPNPMVGCVIVRDDEVLGEGFHQRAGGPHAEVFALRQAGVGACGATVYVTLEPCAHFGRTPPCALALIEAGVARVVAAMADPFPQVNGGGFALLREAGIAVGSGLMEVQARALNRGFLSRVERGRPWLRLKLGASLDGRTALASGESKWITGAAARQDVQRWRARAGAILTGAGTVLADDPSLTARLDDGADLLPPLRVVLDARLRTLQQAKVRDGAAPTLYLHAPGLAPPPLAGAEFAAVALRAGRFDLEAVLCLLAARGINEVQVEAGATLSGALLRAGLVDELLLYLAPLLLGGDARPLLAGLGIDTLAQRVPLQLHEALQLGQDLRLRYVPVAR; encoded by the coding sequence ATGAGTGGTTTCTCCGCCGCCGACCATCGCTACATGGCGCAGGCGCTGCGCCTGGCCGAGCGCGGCGCCTACACCACGCGTCCCAACCCGATGGTCGGCTGCGTGATCGTGCGCGACGACGAGGTGCTGGGCGAGGGCTTTCACCAGCGCGCCGGCGGCCCGCATGCGGAGGTGTTCGCACTGCGTCAGGCCGGTGTCGGCGCGTGTGGCGCCACCGTCTACGTGACCCTGGAGCCGTGTGCGCACTTCGGGCGCACGCCGCCGTGCGCGCTGGCGCTGATCGAGGCCGGGGTGGCGCGGGTGGTGGCGGCGATGGCCGACCCGTTCCCGCAGGTCAACGGCGGCGGTTTCGCGCTGCTGCGCGAGGCCGGCATCGCGGTCGGATCCGGGCTGATGGAAGTACAGGCGCGCGCCCTGAACCGCGGCTTTTTGTCGCGGGTGGAACGTGGCCGGCCGTGGCTGCGGCTCAAGCTCGGCGCCAGCCTGGACGGGCGCACCGCGCTGGCCAGCGGCGAATCGAAGTGGATCACCGGCGCGGCCGCGCGCCAGGACGTGCAGCGCTGGCGCGCGCGCGCCGGGGCGATCCTGACCGGCGCCGGCACCGTGCTGGCCGACGATCCATCGCTGACCGCGCGCCTGGACGACGGCGCCGACCTGCTGCCGCCGTTGCGCGTGGTGCTGGATGCGCGGCTGCGCACGCTGCAGCAGGCGAAGGTGCGCGACGGCGCGGCGCCGACCCTGTACCTGCACGCGCCGGGACTGGCGCCGCCGCCGCTGGCGGGGGCCGAATTCGCCGCGGTCGCGCTGCGGGCGGGGCGGTTCGACCTGGAAGCGGTGCTGTGCCTGCTGGCCGCGCGCGGCATCAACGAGGTCCAGGTCGAGGCCGGCGCGACCCTGAGCGGCGCGCTGCTGCGCGCAGGCCTGGTCGACGAACTGCTGCTGTACCTGGCGCCGCTGCTGCTCGGCGGCGACGCGCGCCCGCTGCTGGCCGGCCTGGGCATCGACACGCTGGCGCAGCGCGTGCCGCTGCAACTGCACGAGGCGCTGCAACTGGGACAGGATCTGCGGCTGCGCTACGTTCCGGTGGCCCGCTGA
- the ribB gene encoding 3,4-dihydroxy-2-butanone-4-phosphate synthase, protein MNFAPVPELLDEIRVGRMVVIVDDEDRENEGDLIMAAELVKASDINFMVTHGRGLVCLPMSPARCAQLGLAPMVQANTAQFQTNFTVSIEAAEGVTTGISAADRAHTIRTAVRPDAKPGDLSRPGHIFPLIAQAGGVLNRAGHTEAAADLAELAGLEPAGVLVEILNPDGSMARRPELELFARAHGLKMGSIADLIAYRLATEHTVERIDERAIETEFGGFTLVTYRDRIAHDLHFALVRGTPDAATPTLVRVQVENPLADLLHWRRDDFGVASSDALRAIAAAGSGVMVVLSVPRDSQALLARLRKHPDVAANSKDVGQWRRNGAGSQILADLGLGKLRVLGTPRRQIGLAGFGLEVVEHVEPGPGTRDPGPGKG, encoded by the coding sequence CTGAACTTCGCCCCCGTCCCCGAGCTGCTGGATGAAATCCGCGTCGGCCGCATGGTGGTCATCGTCGACGACGAGGACCGCGAGAACGAGGGCGACCTGATCATGGCCGCCGAACTGGTCAAGGCGTCGGACATCAATTTCATGGTCACCCACGGCCGTGGCCTGGTGTGCCTGCCGATGTCGCCGGCGCGCTGCGCGCAGTTGGGTCTGGCGCCGATGGTGCAGGCCAATACCGCGCAGTTCCAGACCAACTTCACCGTCAGCATCGAAGCCGCAGAAGGCGTCACCACCGGCATTTCCGCCGCCGACCGCGCCCACACCATTCGCACCGCGGTCCGGCCGGACGCCAAGCCCGGCGATCTCAGCCGGCCGGGCCACATCTTTCCGCTGATCGCTCAGGCCGGCGGCGTGTTGAACCGTGCCGGCCACACCGAGGCGGCCGCCGACCTGGCCGAACTGGCCGGGCTGGAGCCGGCCGGGGTGCTCGTGGAAATCCTCAATCCCGATGGCAGCATGGCGCGCCGTCCGGAACTCGAGCTGTTCGCGCGCGCGCATGGCTTGAAGATGGGCTCGATCGCCGACCTGATCGCCTACCGCCTGGCCACCGAGCACACGGTCGAGCGCATCGACGAGCGGGCGATCGAGACCGAGTTCGGCGGCTTCACCCTGGTCACCTACCGCGACCGCATCGCCCACGACCTGCATTTCGCGCTGGTGCGCGGCACGCCCGACGCGGCGACGCCGACCCTGGTGCGGGTGCAGGTGGAAAATCCGCTGGCCGACCTGCTGCACTGGCGCCGCGACGATTTCGGCGTGGCCTCCAGCGACGCGCTGCGCGCGATCGCCGCGGCCGGCAGCGGGGTGATGGTGGTGCTGTCGGTGCCGCGTGACAGCCAGGCGCTGCTGGCGCGGCTGCGCAAGCATCCCGACGTGGCCGCCAACAGCAAGGACGTGGGACAGTGGCGGCGCAACGGCGCCGGCAGCCAGATCCTGGCCGATCTGGGCCTGGGCAAGTTGCGCGTGCTGGGCACGCCGCGCCGCCAGATCGGGCTGGCCGGGTTCGGACTGGAGGTGGTCGAGCATGTGGAGCCGGGACCCGGGACCCGGGACCCGGGACCCGGAAAAGGCTGA
- the thiL gene encoding thiamine-phosphate kinase: MPEFALIDRLRARIGARADVALGIGDDAALLQPASGEQLAITTDTLNAGVHFPVETAPADVGWKTLAVNLSDLAAMGAQPRWCMLSLSLPHADAAWIDAFADGFFALADAHAIVLAGGDTTRGPLSLSVTAIGSVAPGAALRRDGARPGDEIWVTGRPGEAAAALALWQAGRLDVARVAADPLHEHLRRRLLRPTPRVQAGLRLRGLAHACVDLSDGLLADLDHICVRSGVGAELWLAALPAAAAAADATAAQVHAWQLGGGDDYELCFTAAPAQRAAIVQALGAIGEEATPIGRIVAGSGILVRDADGRPWQPPRRGYEHFAA; this comes from the coding sequence ATGCCCGAATTCGCTCTGATCGATCGCCTGCGCGCCCGCATCGGGGCGCGCGCGGACGTGGCGCTGGGCATCGGCGACGACGCGGCGCTGCTGCAGCCGGCGTCGGGCGAGCAACTGGCGATCACCACCGACACGCTCAATGCCGGGGTGCACTTCCCGGTCGAGACGGCGCCGGCCGACGTGGGTTGGAAGACCCTGGCGGTGAACCTGTCCGACCTCGCCGCGATGGGCGCGCAGCCGCGCTGGTGCATGCTGTCGCTGTCGTTGCCGCACGCGGATGCGGCGTGGATCGACGCCTTCGCCGACGGGTTCTTCGCGCTGGCCGACGCACACGCCATCGTGCTGGCCGGCGGCGACACCACGCGCGGGCCGCTGTCGCTGTCGGTCACCGCGATCGGCAGCGTGGCGCCGGGTGCCGCGCTGCGCCGCGACGGCGCCCGGCCGGGCGACGAGATCTGGGTCACCGGGCGCCCGGGCGAGGCCGCCGCGGCGTTGGCCTTGTGGCAGGCCGGGCGCCTGGACGTGGCCCGCGTCGCCGCCGATCCACTCCACGAGCACCTGCGCCGCCGCTTGCTGCGGCCGACGCCGCGGGTGCAGGCCGGGCTGCGCCTGCGCGGCCTGGCGCATGCCTGCGTCGACCTCTCCGACGGCCTGCTGGCCGATCTGGACCACATCTGCGTGCGCAGCGGCGTCGGCGCCGAATTGTGGCTGGCCGCGCTGCCGGCCGCTGCCGCCGCGGCGGATGCGACCGCGGCGCAGGTGCATGCCTGGCAACTGGGCGGCGGCGACGACTACGAACTGTGCTTCACCGCCGCGCCGGCGCAGCGCGCGGCCATCGTGCAAGCACTGGGCGCGATCGGCGAGGAGGCGACGCCGATCGGCCGCATCGTCGCAGGCAGCGGCATCCTCGTGCGCGACGCCGATGGCCGGCCCTGGCAGCCGCCGCGGCGCGGCTACGAACATTTCGCCGCCTAG
- a CDS encoding GNAT family N-acetyltransferase, whose amino-acid sequence MTGMRIVCVAEAAQHIPALAREHLQAFGALLPEWDVAEAAADLRSHRCDRRIPTSWIALDGDDWLGSVSLLHNDDARIRQFSPWLATLYVRPQARGGGVGAHLVAHCVQAAARRRAGDLYLYCAPQLVPFYRRLGWQRHADLPLGPLQVVVMRIDAGAPAA is encoded by the coding sequence CTGACCGGCATGCGCATCGTCTGCGTGGCCGAGGCGGCGCAGCACATTCCGGCGCTGGCCCGCGAGCACCTGCAGGCCTTCGGCGCGCTGCTGCCGGAATGGGACGTGGCCGAAGCCGCAGCCGACCTGCGCAGCCATCGCTGCGACCGCCGCATCCCGACCAGCTGGATCGCGCTCGACGGCGACGATTGGCTGGGCTCGGTCAGCCTGCTGCACAACGACGACGCGCGCATCCGCCAGTTTTCGCCATGGCTGGCGACGCTGTACGTGCGCCCGCAGGCGCGCGGCGGCGGGGTCGGTGCGCACCTGGTCGCGCATTGCGTGCAGGCCGCGGCGCGGCGGCGGGCCGGCGATCTGTATCTGTACTGCGCGCCGCAGTTGGTGCCGTTCTACCGGCGCCTGGGCTGGCAGCGGCATGCGGACCTGCCGCTGGGGCCGCTGCAGGTGGTGGTGATGCGCATCGACGCCGGCGCGCCGGCGGCATGA
- a CDS encoding CocE/NonD family hydrolase, producing the protein MRTSVSRCIALCAMLLFSAAAFAGGFSKQYRTISSWDGTELGALVLVPQGQGAGPFPLVVMPASWSLPNLEYVGRASALASDGYVVVSYTSRGFWDSAGQIDIAGAPTVEDVSAVIDWALANTPANAGAIGVSGISYGAGTGLLAAARDPRIKAVAALSGWADLQASLYANATVSQQGVALLVAAGAATGRPGPELAQIGARVALGDYDGAVRGFLPNAAERGVINELQALNRNGAAVLLANAFNDGLFPPNQYIDLYNRLDVPKRLMFSHGDHATAELPGALGLPNAVYAETTRWFDHYLKGQANGVDRELPVRLSTLGGSWLRYADWDGVQAGATRYGLSRPSGLLAPTGALASGTSSGWTHRIATGVPTLADSGEVLASGLLQGFGQPVTTSIPLVARYGAAVWSGPVYASAKRLAGRPSLRLTVTPSQTDVSLFAYLYSMDGLGVAQLLSHAPYTLRNATPGVATTIDLALQATAAEIPAGRRLVLVVDTTDPRYATASRFGGSVSFSSSVAAPSSLSVPLH; encoded by the coding sequence ATGCGTACGTCCGTGTCCCGCTGCATCGCCCTGTGCGCGATGCTGTTGTTCTCCGCCGCTGCCTTCGCCGGCGGTTTCAGCAAGCAATACCGGACCATCTCCAGTTGGGACGGCACCGAGCTCGGCGCGCTGGTGCTGGTGCCGCAGGGGCAGGGCGCCGGGCCGTTCCCGCTGGTGGTGATGCCGGCTAGCTGGTCGCTGCCCAATCTGGAGTACGTGGGCCGCGCCAGCGCACTGGCCAGCGACGGCTACGTGGTGGTCAGCTACACCTCGCGCGGGTTCTGGGATTCGGCCGGGCAGATCGACATCGCCGGGGCGCCGACGGTGGAGGACGTCAGCGCGGTGATCGACTGGGCGCTGGCCAATACGCCGGCCAATGCCGGGGCGATCGGCGTGTCCGGCATTTCCTACGGCGCCGGCACCGGCCTGCTCGCCGCTGCGCGCGATCCGCGGATCAAGGCGGTCGCCGCGCTCAGCGGCTGGGCGGACCTGCAGGCCTCGCTGTACGCGAACGCCACGGTCAGCCAACAGGGCGTGGCGCTGCTGGTCGCGGCCGGCGCGGCGACCGGCCGGCCGGGTCCGGAGTTGGCGCAGATCGGCGCGCGGGTCGCCCTCGGCGACTACGACGGCGCGGTGCGGGGCTTTCTGCCCAACGCTGCCGAGCGCGGGGTGATCAACGAACTGCAGGCGCTCAACCGCAACGGCGCCGCGGTGCTGCTGGCCAATGCGTTCAACGACGGCCTGTTCCCGCCCAACCAGTACATCGACCTGTACAACCGACTCGACGTGCCCAAGCGGCTGATGTTCAGCCATGGCGATCACGCCACCGCTGAACTGCCGGGTGCGCTGGGCCTGCCGAACGCGGTGTACGCCGAGACCACCCGCTGGTTCGACCATTACCTCAAGGGCCAGGCCAACGGCGTGGACCGCGAGCTGCCGGTGCGGTTGTCCACCCTCGGCGGCAGCTGGCTGCGCTATGCCGACTGGGACGGCGTGCAGGCCGGCGCGACCCGCTACGGCCTGAGCCGGCCGAGCGGCCTGCTGGCGCCGACCGGCGCACTGGCCAGCGGTACCAGCAGCGGCTGGACCCACCGCATCGCCACCGGCGTGCCGACCCTGGCCGATTCCGGGGAGGTGCTGGCGAGCGGCCTGCTGCAGGGCTTCGGCCAGCCGGTGACCACCTCGATCCCGCTGGTGGCGCGCTACGGCGCCGCGGTCTGGAGCGGGCCGGTGTACGCCAGCGCCAAGCGCCTGGCCGGCAGGCCGTCGCTGCGCCTGACCGTGACCCCGAGCCAGACCGACGTGTCGCTGTTCGCCTACCTCTACAGCATGGACGGACTCGGTGTGGCGCAGTTGCTCAGCCACGCGCCGTACACGCTGCGCAATGCGACACCGGGCGTGGCGACCACGATCGACCTGGCGCTGCAGGCGACCGCCGCCGAGATCCCGGCCGGACGCCGACTGGTGCTGGTGGTGGACACCACCGATCCGCGCTACGCCACCGCCAGCCGTTTCGGCGGCAGCGTCAGTTTCAGTTCGTCGGTCGCCGCGCCGTCCAGCCTGAGCGTGCCGCTGCACTGA
- the ribH gene encoding 6,7-dimethyl-8-ribityllumazine synthase, whose protein sequence is MTHYEGDLRAPAAVRFAIIASRWNARITDVLVAGARASLSGNGIADDAVDVVRVPGAWELPLAAARVAAAGRHAAIVALGCVIRGDTRHYEHVADGCADGLLRVSLDFRIPVLNGVLAVERVEDAEARAGGSHGNKGEEAALSALEMVNLWELLP, encoded by the coding sequence ATGACCCATTACGAAGGCGACCTCCGCGCTCCCGCCGCGGTCCGTTTCGCGATCATCGCCAGCCGCTGGAACGCGCGCATCACCGACGTGCTGGTCGCAGGCGCGCGCGCGAGCCTGTCCGGCAACGGCATCGCCGACGACGCGGTGGACGTGGTCCGCGTGCCTGGCGCGTGGGAATTGCCGCTGGCCGCCGCGCGCGTGGCCGCCGCCGGCCGGCACGCGGCGATCGTCGCGCTGGGCTGCGTGATCCGCGGCGACACCCGCCACTACGAGCATGTGGCCGATGGCTGCGCCGACGGCCTGCTGAGGGTGTCGCTGGATTTCCGCATCCCGGTGCTCAACGGCGTGCTGGCGGTGGAACGGGTCGAGGACGCCGAGGCGCGCGCCGGCGGCAGCCATGGCAACAAGGGCGAGGAAGCGGCGCTGAGCGCGCTGGAGATGGTCAATCTTTGGGAGCTGCTGCCGTGA
- a CDS encoding RcnB family protein: MNIKRIATLALASLLALGSMAPPAFARDGWDGRDRYGYGWNDRGDRDRDGHDDRRYYREGYRDGYRQAYRNGRGDGDYRPAPPRPHYWARGERYRHDDRGPVYVVNDDPRYELRRPPRGYHWVRDDRGNLLLVAIATGVIADLVLNGH, encoded by the coding sequence ATGAACATCAAACGCATTGCCACCCTTGCCCTTGCGTCCCTGCTGGCGCTGGGCTCGATGGCGCCGCCGGCCTTCGCCCGCGACGGCTGGGACGGCCGCGACCGCTATGGCTACGGCTGGAACGACCGCGGCGACCGCGACCGCGACGGCCACGACGACCGCCGCTACTACCGCGAGGGCTATCGCGACGGTTACCGCCAGGCGTACCGGAACGGCCGCGGCGACGGCGACTACCGTCCCGCGCCGCCGCGTCCGCACTACTGGGCACGCGGCGAGCGCTATCGCCACGACGACCGCGGCCCGGTCTACGTGGTCAACGACGACCCGCGCTACGAACTGCGCCGCCCGCCCCGCGGCTACCACTGGGTCCGCGACGACCGCGGCAACCTGTTGCTGGTCGCCATCGCCACCGGCGTCATCGCCGACCTGGTGCTCAATGGCCACTGA
- the otsB gene encoding trehalose-phosphatase — MADALPLRPPPPRLDDACALFLDVDGTLVAFADRPDAVHLLPEVRAAIGRISDRLHGALALVSGRPLAQLDALFAPLRLPAAGLHGHELRSDRNARAAMPADTSQWLHALHQRAAHLHQTWPGVLVEDKGASLALHWRAAPDAGAQILAFAQAQIGALPGYRLQLGDHVVEFVPEGSDKGLAVTALLQHPPFQGRRPVFVGDDLTDEFGFAAANRHGGWSVLVGARADSAATFALPDTHGVHAWLRDNAA, encoded by the coding sequence ATGGCAGACGCGCTCCCCCTCCGACCGCCGCCGCCGCGCCTGGACGATGCCTGCGCATTATTCCTGGACGTGGACGGCACCCTCGTCGCTTTCGCCGACCGTCCCGACGCTGTGCACCTGCTGCCCGAGGTGCGCGCGGCGATCGGCCGCATCAGCGACCGCCTGCACGGCGCGCTGGCGCTGGTCAGCGGCCGTCCGCTGGCGCAACTGGATGCGCTGTTCGCGCCGTTGCGCTTGCCGGCCGCCGGACTGCACGGCCACGAACTGCGCAGCGACCGCAACGCGCGCGCGGCCATGCCGGCCGATACCTCGCAGTGGCTGCATGCGCTGCACCAGCGCGCCGCGCACCTGCACCAGACCTGGCCCGGCGTGCTGGTCGAGGACAAGGGCGCGAGCCTGGCGCTGCACTGGCGCGCCGCGCCCGACGCCGGCGCGCAGATCCTGGCCTTCGCCCAGGCGCAGATCGGCGCGCTGCCCGGCTACCGCCTGCAACTCGGCGACCACGTGGTCGAGTTCGTGCCCGAAGGCAGCGACAAGGGCCTGGCGGTGACCGCGCTGCTGCAGCACCCGCCGTTCCAGGGCCGGCGTCCAGTGTTCGTCGGCGACGACCTCACCGACGAGTTCGGCTTCGCCGCGGCCAACCGCCACGGCGGCTGGAGCGTGCTGGTCGGCGCCCGTGCCGACAGCGCGGCGACGTTCGCGCTGCCCGATACACACGGCGTACACGCATGGTTGCGCGACAACGCCGCGTGA
- a CDS encoding riboflavin synthase gives MFTGIIEGVGRLAARQPQGGDVRFTFATGSLPFADVELGESIAVNGVCLTVVAFDADTFQADASTETLALTTLGALAEGAALNLERAMRPTDRLGGHLVSGHVDGLGAVVSIHEDARAQRWRFVAPPALLRYVARKGSICVDGVSLTVNDADAAGFEAALIPHTLAHTAFAHTAVGAAVNLEIDLVARYVERLLRGGQG, from the coding sequence ATGTTCACTGGAATCATCGAAGGCGTCGGCCGTCTCGCCGCGCGCCAGCCGCAGGGCGGCGATGTCCGCTTCACCTTCGCCACCGGCAGCCTGCCGTTCGCCGACGTCGAGCTCGGCGAGAGCATCGCGGTCAATGGCGTGTGCCTGACCGTCGTCGCCTTCGATGCGGACACGTTCCAGGCCGATGCGTCCACCGAAACCCTGGCCCTGACCACGCTCGGCGCGCTCGCCGAAGGCGCGGCGCTGAACCTGGAACGGGCGATGCGCCCGACCGACCGGCTTGGCGGGCATCTGGTCAGCGGCCATGTCGACGGCCTCGGCGCGGTGGTGTCGATCCACGAGGACGCGCGCGCGCAGCGCTGGCGCTTCGTCGCGCCGCCGGCGCTGCTGCGCTATGTCGCCAGGAAGGGCTCGATCTGCGTGGACGGGGTCAGCCTGACCGTCAACGACGCCGACGCCGCCGGGTTCGAGGCGGCGCTGATTCCGCACACGCTGGCGCATACCGCGTTCGCGCACACTGCCGTCGGCGCGGCGGTGAATCTGGAGATCGACCTGGTCGCGCGCTACGTCGAACGCCTGCTGCGCGGCGGCCAGGGCTGA
- the glyA gene encoding serine hydroxymethyltransferase → MFPRDARIETYDPELAQAIAAEAGRQEDHVELIASENYCSPRVMQAQGSQLTNKYAEGYPGKRYYGGCEFVDVAEQLAIDRVKQLFGADYANVQPHSGSQANQAVYFALLQPGDTILGMSLAHGGHLTHGAKVNASGKLFDAVQYGVNEQGLIDYGAVERLALQHKPKMVVAGFSAYSQWIDWARFRAIADQVGAFLFVDMAHVAGLVAAGVYPSPLPHAHVVTSTTHKTLRGPRGGIILAQGASEDLVKKLQSIVFPGIQGGPLMHVIAAKAVAFKEALEPQFKDYQRQVVKNAQAMAGTLIARGYKIVSGGTENHLMLVDLIGRQASGKDAEAALGKAHITVNKNAVPNDPRSPFVTSGLRLGTPAITTRGYLEQDSIDLANWIVDVLDAPTDAAVIARVREAVTAQCRTYPVYG, encoded by the coding sequence ATGTTCCCGCGCGACGCCCGCATCGAAACCTACGATCCCGAACTGGCCCAGGCCATCGCCGCCGAAGCCGGCCGCCAGGAAGACCATGTCGAGCTGATCGCCAGCGAGAACTACTGCAGCCCGCGGGTGATGCAGGCGCAGGGCAGCCAACTGACCAACAAGTACGCCGAGGGCTATCCGGGCAAGCGCTACTACGGCGGCTGCGAGTTCGTCGACGTCGCCGAGCAGCTGGCGATCGACCGGGTCAAGCAACTGTTCGGCGCAGACTATGCCAACGTGCAGCCGCACAGCGGCTCGCAGGCCAACCAGGCGGTGTACTTCGCGCTGCTGCAGCCGGGCGACACCATCCTGGGCATGTCGCTGGCCCACGGCGGGCACCTGACCCACGGGGCCAAGGTCAACGCCTCCGGCAAGCTGTTCGACGCGGTGCAGTACGGGGTGAACGAGCAGGGCCTGATCGACTACGGCGCGGTGGAGCGGCTGGCGCTGCAGCACAAGCCGAAGATGGTGGTGGCGGGGTTCTCCGCGTACTCGCAGTGGATCGACTGGGCGCGCTTCCGCGCCATCGCCGACCAGGTCGGCGCGTTCCTGTTCGTGGACATGGCGCACGTGGCCGGCCTGGTCGCCGCCGGCGTGTACCCGAGCCCGCTGCCGCACGCGCACGTGGTCACCTCCACCACCCACAAGACCCTGCGCGGCCCGCGCGGCGGCATCATCCTGGCCCAGGGCGCGAGCGAGGACCTGGTCAAGAAGCTGCAGTCGATCGTGTTCCCGGGCATCCAGGGCGGTCCGCTGATGCACGTGATCGCGGCCAAGGCGGTGGCGTTCAAGGAAGCGCTGGAGCCGCAGTTCAAGGACTACCAGCGGCAAGTGGTGAAGAACGCGCAGGCGATGGCCGGCACGCTGATCGCGCGCGGCTACAAGATCGTCTCCGGCGGCACTGAGAACCACCTGATGCTGGTGGACCTGATCGGCAGGCAGGCGTCCGGGAAGGACGCGGAAGCGGCGCTGGGCAAGGCCCACATCACCGTCAACAAGAATGCGGTGCCCAACGACCCGCGCTCGCCGTTCGTGACCTCGGGCCTGCGCCTGGGCACCCCGGCCATCACCACCCGCGGCTACCTGGAGCAGGACAGCATCGACCTGGCCAACTGGATCGTCGACGTGCTCGACGCCCCGACCGACGCCGCCGTCATCGCCCGCGTGCGCGAGGCGGTGACCGCGCAGTGCAGGACGTATCCGGTGTATGGCTGA
- the nusB gene encoding transcription antitermination factor NusB has protein sequence MNKSAGHRHTRRDGVDPVLRSRARRRALQAIYAWQMSGGNAQHVIAQFAHEQAHELADLIYFENLVEGVLKHRAELDAALVGYLDRTVEEVDAIERAVLRLAAYELLHRQDVPYRVVINEAIETAKRFGSEHGHTYVNGVLDRAALQWRAVESGSGA, from the coding sequence GTGAACAAGTCCGCTGGCCACAGGCACACCCGCCGCGACGGCGTCGACCCGGTGCTGCGTTCGCGCGCGCGCCGGCGTGCGCTGCAGGCGATCTACGCCTGGCAGATGTCCGGCGGCAACGCGCAGCACGTGATCGCGCAGTTCGCGCACGAGCAGGCGCACGAACTCGCCGACCTGATCTATTTCGAGAACCTGGTCGAGGGTGTGCTCAAGCATCGCGCCGAACTGGATGCGGCGCTGGTCGGCTACCTGGACCGCACGGTCGAGGAAGTGGACGCGATCGAGCGCGCGGTGCTGCGCCTGGCCGCCTACGAGCTGCTGCATCGTCAGGACGTGCCGTACCGGGTGGTGATCAACGAGGCCATCGAGACCGCCAAGCGCTTCGGCTCCGAACACGGCCACACCTACGTCAACGGCGTGCTCGATCGCGCCGCGCTGCAGTGGCGCGCGGTGGAGTCGGGCAGCGGCGCCTAG
- the nrdR gene encoding transcriptional regulator NrdR, translating to MHCPFCQHTDTRVIDSRVSEDGATIRRRRECEACGERFSTLETIELKLPTVIKSDGGREAFDARKLRTSFDRALQKRPVAEEQIEAAVRAVVHQLRMSGERELPSIRVGEYVMAELRKLDQVGYVRFASVYRSFQDVADFREEIEKLERELPVGSEQLPLLDLVRADEPADKAGKR from the coding sequence ATGCACTGCCCCTTCTGCCAGCACACCGACACCCGGGTGATCGATTCGCGCGTGTCCGAGGATGGCGCGACGATCCGCCGCCGCCGCGAGTGCGAGGCGTGCGGCGAGCGGTTCAGCACGCTGGAGACGATCGAGCTGAAACTGCCGACGGTGATCAAGAGCGACGGCGGCCGCGAGGCCTTCGATGCGCGCAAGCTGCGCACCAGTTTCGATCGCGCGCTGCAGAAGCGGCCGGTGGCCGAGGAGCAGATCGAGGCGGCGGTGCGCGCGGTGGTGCACCAGTTGCGCATGTCCGGCGAGCGCGAGCTGCCGTCGATCCGGGTCGGTGAATACGTGATGGCCGAACTGCGCAAGCTCGACCAGGTCGGCTATGTGCGCTTCGCCTCGGTGTACCGCAGCTTCCAGGACGTGGCCGATTTCCGCGAGGAGATCGAGAAGCTCGAGCGCGAACTGCCGGTGGGCAGCGAGCAATTGCCGCTGCTGGACCTGGTCCGCGCCGACGAGCCGGCCGACAAGGCCGGCAAGCGCTGA